A single region of the Photobacterium sanguinicancri genome encodes:
- a CDS encoding DUF2986 domain-containing protein, with amino-acid sequence MNRKKKVNQILKKRMKQANAKIHKSNKPRYVSKADRAKMEQEEALAAQNDTVATAEVDSESKADAE; translated from the coding sequence ATGAACCGTAAAAAGAAAGTGAACCAGATCCTTAAAAAAAGGATGAAACAAGCTAACGCTAAGATCCATAAAAGCAACAAGCCTCGTTATGTTTCTAAGGCTGATCGTGCAAAAATGGAGCAAGAAGAAGCTCTGGCTGCACAAAATGACACAGTTGCGACTGCAGAAGTAGATTCTGAGTCGAAAGCTGACGCAGAATAA
- a CDS encoding dCMP deaminase family protein: protein MISKWAIRFNQMAELVASWSKDPSTQVGAVITKHNRIVSVGFNGYPHGISDSAETDDRDMKYLKTLHAEENAILFAKRDLDDCEVWVTHFPCPNCAAKIIQTGITAVHCPEQSEDFLSRWGEKIKVSQDMFEQANVKVDWLPVDELKEAP, encoded by the coding sequence ATGATTTCAAAGTGGGCAATACGATTTAATCAGATGGCTGAACTGGTTGCCTCTTGGAGTAAAGACCCTTCTACGCAAGTAGGAGCGGTTATCACCAAGCACAACCGCATTGTTTCAGTTGGTTTTAATGGTTATCCGCACGGTATTTCTGACAGCGCAGAAACTGATGATCGTGACATGAAATATTTGAAAACGTTACATGCAGAAGAGAATGCCATTCTTTTTGCTAAGCGTGATCTCGATGATTGTGAAGTTTGGGTGACACACTTCCCGTGCCCTAATTGTGCAGCGAAGATTATCCAGACAGGTATTACTGCGGTGCATTGCCCTGAACAAAGTGAAGACTTTTTATCGCGCTGGGGTGAAAAGATCAAAGTAAGCCAAGATATGTTCGAGCAAGCGAATGTAAAAGTAGATTGGCTACCTGTTGATGAGCTGAAAGAAGCGCCTTAA
- the nagA gene encoding N-acetylglucosamine-6-phosphate deacetylase, which translates to MSLRAITNVDVFDGTNTLSNQAIILQGDEIIDVLPLDQATLPEVVIDGKGALATAGFIDIQLNGCGGVLLNTDIRKATLDTMNATNLRHGTTQYLPTFITSREEPMKAVVGMVADIANPAAEGILGLHLEGPFISKAKKGAHQEDCIRELDEATARYLADNAAHISVITLAPENTSQSVIDILTDAGITVSLGHTNSTYDECAEKNGLTMATHLYNAMTPLGSREPGTVGYIFDQKPHAGIIVDGIHSSYASVRIAHQQLGDKLFMVTDAVNPAGTDMTEYDMAGTKAYVTDGKCHYADGTIAGAAITMIEGVKNLINHVGVSKEEALRLASLYPAKALGIDDHYGKIAKGYKANITLLSDALTVTSVFQMGTEHNYS; encoded by the coding sequence ATGTCTTTACGTGCTATCACCAATGTTGATGTTTTCGACGGAACTAACACCCTTTCAAATCAAGCAATCATCCTACAAGGTGATGAAATCATTGATGTACTGCCATTAGATCAAGCAACGCTGCCAGAAGTCGTCATTGATGGTAAAGGGGCATTGGCAACGGCAGGATTCATAGATATCCAACTCAATGGTTGTGGCGGTGTACTGCTTAACACAGATATCCGTAAAGCCACTCTTGATACCATGAACGCGACTAACCTTCGTCATGGCACAACGCAATACTTGCCTACATTCATCACTAGCCGTGAAGAACCAATGAAAGCAGTGGTCGGTATGGTGGCTGATATCGCGAATCCAGCAGCGGAAGGTATCTTAGGTTTACACCTTGAAGGGCCATTTATCAGTAAAGCTAAAAAAGGCGCACACCAGGAAGACTGTATTCGTGAATTAGACGAAGCCACGGCCCGTTACCTTGCTGATAACGCAGCGCATATCAGCGTGATCACGCTAGCACCAGAAAATACATCTCAGAGTGTGATAGATATTCTGACCGACGCTGGTATTACTGTTTCACTTGGTCACACTAATTCAACTTATGACGAATGTGCAGAGAAAAACGGCCTGACTATGGCGACACATCTTTATAATGCGATGACACCATTAGGTTCGCGTGAACCAGGTACGGTCGGTTATATCTTCGATCAAAAGCCACATGCCGGTATTATTGTCGATGGTATTCACTCGTCGTATGCATCGGTACGTATTGCACATCAGCAATTAGGCGACAAACTCTTTATGGTGACCGACGCTGTTAACCCAGCGGGTACCGACATGACTGAATACGACATGGCAGGCACAAAAGCCTACGTAACCGATGGTAAATGTCACTACGCTGATGGCACCATTGCAGGCGCTGCTATCACCATGATTGAAGGTGTGAAAAATCTCATCAATCATGTTGGCGTATCAAAAGAAGAAGCGCTAAGACTTGCTAGCCTTTACCCTGCTAAAGCACTAGGCATAGATGATCACTACGGCAAAATTGCTAAAGGCTATAAAGCAAACATCACTCTACTTAGCGATGCTCTTACCGTCACCTCAGTATTCCAGATGGGTACAGAGCACAACTACAGCTAA
- a CDS encoding MDR family MFS transporter, with the protein MKPQTVLASVSLVIALGSLEKSIVTTPLPIIGEELGAGQALTWVITAYLLAATAVLPVYGKLSDIFGRVRMLNIGIVLFVLGSIACGLAQDLPSLIAGRALQGIGGGGLLALAFTVIADCIPAREVGKYQGYISAVYAVSSIAGPLLGGFFAEHTDWRWVFWINLPLGALAMWLVNRNLSHLSKGRRSTFDWQGAGLLMLLSTVLLLVVSPESAISNYILVPVLIISGILLVLVERKQTDPILPARLVHLDGYMMSVGLMMLSQLLMFAVLVYLPLQMQWQKQMTASESGMLMMIFMFSITTGAFSSGKLIARRGKYKPFVVVGFSLAAIALWILHSDHYVSLALGLAGLGLGFTIPSLSVVVQNVLPPADRGIGMSMFSFGRELGGAIGVAFCSALFHAQLSTSSASNAVVNIDGHSQTSLADFAPGQLAEGFSVIYGGMAIVAIVALVLTLLLLRHQSLDN; encoded by the coding sequence ATGAAGCCGCAAACTGTCTTGGCCAGTGTCTCATTAGTGATTGCACTGGGCTCACTTGAGAAGAGTATTGTGACAACGCCTTTGCCTATTATTGGTGAAGAGCTAGGTGCTGGTCAGGCACTGACTTGGGTAATCACGGCGTACTTATTGGCGGCAACTGCCGTATTGCCTGTGTATGGAAAATTAAGCGACATTTTTGGTCGTGTACGCATGCTGAACATTGGTATTGTTCTTTTTGTTTTAGGCTCTATTGCTTGTGGTCTCGCGCAAGATTTACCGAGCTTAATTGCAGGGCGTGCATTGCAGGGGATTGGAGGCGGTGGACTATTAGCTCTGGCTTTTACCGTGATTGCGGATTGTATTCCTGCAAGAGAGGTGGGTAAGTATCAAGGTTATATTTCTGCTGTCTATGCGGTTTCAAGCATTGCTGGTCCACTATTAGGCGGATTTTTTGCAGAACACACAGATTGGCGCTGGGTATTTTGGATCAACTTGCCGTTAGGCGCATTAGCGATGTGGTTGGTGAACCGAAACTTGTCGCATTTAAGCAAAGGAAGGCGTTCTACATTTGATTGGCAGGGCGCTGGCTTACTTATGTTGTTGTCTACTGTGTTGCTGCTTGTGGTGTCACCAGAATCAGCAATCAGTAATTATATTCTTGTTCCGGTGTTAATTATATCGGGCATTCTATTAGTGTTGGTTGAGCGCAAACAGACAGATCCTATTTTACCTGCTCGCTTAGTGCACCTTGATGGTTACATGATGAGTGTTGGTTTGATGATGTTATCGCAGTTACTAATGTTTGCCGTGCTTGTGTATTTGCCCTTACAGATGCAATGGCAGAAGCAGATGACGGCATCAGAAAGCGGTATGTTGATGATGATCTTCATGTTCAGCATCACAACAGGAGCTTTTAGTAGCGGAAAGTTGATTGCACGTAGGGGTAAATATAAACCATTTGTTGTGGTCGGCTTTTCACTGGCTGCGATTGCGCTATGGATTTTACACAGTGATCATTATGTGTCGCTTGCTTTGGGGCTTGCAGGCTTAGGTCTCGGCTTTACTATTCCATCGCTAAGTGTGGTCGTACAAAATGTATTACCACCTGCTGATCGAGGTATAGGGATGTCGATGTTCAGTTTTGGTCGTGAACTCGGCGGGGCGATTGGTGTTGCATTTTGTTCGGCACTTTTTCATGCTCAGCTGTCAACGTCGTCAGCCAGTAATGCGGTAGTAAATATCGACGGGCACAGCCAAACATCACTCGCTGATTTTGCGCCAGGCCAATTGGCCGAAGGATTTAGCGTGATTTATGGTGGGATGGCTATCGTTGCTATTGTGGCGTTAGTACTGACTCTACTTTTGCTGCGGCATCAATCGCTGGACAACTAG